A genomic window from Parvularcula sp. LCG005 includes:
- the ahcY gene encoding adenosylhomocysteinase, whose amino-acid sequence MSQDYVVKDINLAEYGRTEIVIAEHEMPGLMATREEFGASQPLKGARIAGSLHMTIQTAVLIQTLEALGAEVRWASCNIYSTQDHAAAAIAANGTPVFAVKGESLEEYWDYADRLWEWPNGEVANMILDDGGDATMLILLGADAEKDPSVLDNPGNEEEKCLFNVIKKRLARDPGFYSKVKASIKGVTEETTTGVLRLYQREKEGTLPFPAINVNDSVTKSKFDNKYGCRESLVDGIRRGTDVMLAGKTALVAGYGDVGKGSAQSLHGAGARVMVTEIDPICALQAAMDGFEVVTMEDGAKRADVVVTATGNKDVLTADHMRSLKDMAIVCNIGHFDNEIQVESLRNYKWTNVKPQVDLIEMPNGNRMILLSEGRLVNLGNATGHPSFVMSASFTNQTLAQIELFKNNEDGKYKNKVYVLPKHLDEKVAALHLDKVGAKLTELTDAQAKYIGVHKKGPFKGESYRY is encoded by the coding sequence ATGAGCCAGGATTACGTCGTCAAGGATATCAATCTCGCCGAATACGGCCGCACTGAAATCGTTATTGCCGAGCACGAAATGCCCGGTCTGATGGCGACGCGGGAAGAATTTGGCGCCAGCCAGCCGTTGAAAGGCGCCCGCATTGCCGGCTCGCTGCACATGACGATCCAGACGGCGGTCCTGATCCAGACGCTTGAAGCGCTGGGTGCAGAAGTCCGCTGGGCCTCGTGCAATATCTACTCGACCCAGGACCATGCCGCTGCAGCCATTGCGGCCAACGGCACACCGGTCTTTGCGGTGAAAGGCGAGAGCCTCGAGGAATACTGGGATTATGCTGACCGCCTTTGGGAATGGCCAAACGGCGAAGTCGCGAACATGATCCTCGACGATGGCGGCGATGCCACCATGTTGATCCTGCTCGGCGCCGACGCGGAAAAAGATCCATCGGTTCTCGATAATCCGGGCAATGAAGAAGAAAAATGCCTCTTCAATGTCATCAAGAAGCGCCTGGCCCGTGATCCGGGTTTCTATTCCAAGGTCAAAGCCTCGATCAAAGGCGTGACCGAAGAAACGACCACCGGCGTTCTGCGTCTGTATCAGCGGGAAAAAGAAGGCACCCTGCCATTCCCTGCCATCAACGTGAATGACAGCGTCACCAAGTCGAAATTCGACAACAAATATGGCTGCCGTGAGTCCTTGGTGGATGGCATCCGTCGCGGTACGGACGTCATGCTGGCAGGCAAGACCGCGCTCGTGGCCGGCTATGGTGATGTGGGCAAGGGCTCAGCCCAGTCCCTGCACGGCGCAGGCGCCCGGGTCATGGTGACGGAGATCGATCCGATCTGCGCGCTGCAGGCCGCCATGGACGGCTTTGAAGTTGTGACGATGGAAGATGGTGCCAAGCGTGCCGACGTTGTTGTCACGGCGACCGGCAACAAGGATGTTCTGACAGCGGATCATATGCGCTCGCTGAAAGACATGGCGATCGTCTGTAACATTGGTCACTTTGACAATGAGATTCAGGTTGAATCACTGCGGAACTACAAGTGGACCAATGTGAAGCCGCAGGTGGATCTCATCGAGATGCCGAACGGCAACCGCATGATCCTGCTGTCCGAAGGTCGCCTCGTGAACCTCGGCAACGCAACGGGTCACCCGTCCTTTGTCATGTCGGCAAGCTTCACCAACCAGACGCTGGCGCAGATCGAACTGTTCAAGAACAATGAAGACGGCAAGTACAAGAACAAGGTCTATGTCCTGCCGAAACATCTGGATGAAAAAGTGGCCGCCCTGCACCTCGACAAGGTCGGCGCGAAACTCACCGAACTGACAGACGCCCAGGCCAAATATATTGGCGTTCATAAAAAAGGTCCGTTCAAGGGCGAAAGCTACCGCTACTAG